The nucleotide sequence ATGCATTCAGAACACTCAATAAATTAAGTTTAAATTGTTTATTTTGCTTTTATTTTTAATTCTTAATTCTTTAAGATCTTAAAAAATAATAAATATTACTTTTAACTTTATATTTAATATTACAAATCTCTGATCTTCATTACCTGTATTTTAAAGGAGGCTGTAATTTTGAGTAAAATACTTATAACAAATATTAAAAGCAAAGAAAATGTGAAAAAAATTTTACAGGAAATTGAACCAGATAAAATAGTTATTATATCTTCAAAAAAGGTTAAATTCACAGATTTTGATATTGAAATGGAAAATATAAGGGTAAAAGATGACTTTGAAAAAATAATCCATGTATTCAATGGAATTTTAAACACTGAAGATGGCTTTGTAAATGTTTTTAAGCCTGATAAAGCCGGAATGTATCTCTTATGGCTTGTACAGATGAATTTAATGAACCCTACATATATAATGGCCAGTGGAGAGCTTGAACAAATCCCAATAATTGGATCTGGCCAATTAACCAGTACTGAAGGTGAAATACTTAAATTAACTGATTGTCATGGTTTTATAGATCCAAAATCAGTAAATAAAGAGTTTGGAATTAAAGAAGAAGAGGCGAAGGAGTATTTGGAGAAACTTTCCAGTATGGGTGTTTTGAAATTCATAGAAACTAAAAAATTTAAAGTTGGAGATGAAAAAAAGCACCCCTACTATGCTACAGATCTACTGGAAAAAGTAAAGGAACTTGAAGATTTTTATGCAATGACTTCTACTGGAAAAATAATGTTGTATATGGTATTAACTGGTGAATAGAAGCAAATAAATCCATATTTATGGTTTAAATGGTATTTCAACTATATTATCAGATTTAAAGATAATTTAACAGGCCGTTGAAATCCTCAAATTTCTGTCAAAATCTTTGATTTTTCATGCTTTGATTTTTGGGAATTACGATACTTAGCTTACGGAAAACTCCGTTTTCCGTGCTCCAAAACCGCAGGTTTTGAGAGTTCGTAAACTTGAAACTATTCGAAAATTGAAATTTTCGATGCAACGAATCGAAGTTAGCAAAACTTCATTTTGCACTCCAAACACTTTGTGTTTTGATATTCGCATGCTATCGTTTCAAGAGTTAGAAAATATTGTAAAAAATAAAGGTTTTTTACACAGCAAAAAACTTCTTTTTTTTGCATGCTTTGCGTTTTCTAAAATTATATATTAAGTTCAATAACATTGTCCAAATCTTCGATTTGGACGTAAATTGAAATATATATTAATTTCGATTACATTATCAAATTCTTCGAATTTGATAGGCATTGAACTCAAATCTTGAGTTCAATAACACCGTCAAAAACCAGGACAGCATCTCCTTCCATAAATGCCCCAAGGGTTCCATCTTCTTCATAAACTTCAATTCTTAAATCTCCACCTGGAAGATGGACCAGAACGTTATTATCAAGCTTACCAAGCTTAAATCCTGATAAAACACATGAAGTGGCTCCAGTACCGCAAGCATAAGTAAAACCAGCACCTCTTTCCCATGTGGTCATATTTATTTCATTTTTACTTAATATTTTAACAAAATGGACGTTGGTTTTTTGTGGAAAAGATTCATGGGTTTCAATGGCAGGTCCAACTTCATTTAATGGTACTGCATCTATGTCGTCAGTGAAAATTACTGCATGAGGATTTCCAACACTTACAGCTGTCATTCTATAAGATGTTCCTTCTACATTTAATTTTTCATCTAAAAACTCCTCATTTTCACTTATCATTGGAACTTCAGATGCTTTAAATGTGGCTTTACCCATGTCTACTTTAGATGATGCTACTTCGCCATTTTTAACCTGCATGTCAACTATTTTGATGCCACCAAGTGTTTCAACATTGATTTTCTCTTTTTTAATAATTCCTCTATCATATACA is from Methanobacterium sp. and encodes:
- the dapF gene encoding diaminopimelate epimerase — its product is MTLKEIQFSKMHGLGNDYIVIDETKEEIIPESKKNEVSAELCRRGFSIGADGVIFVCPSKTEDIRFRIFNSDGSEAEMCGNGIRCFAKYVYDRGIIKKEKINVETLGGIKIVDMQVKNGEVASSKVDMGKATFKASEVPMISENEEFLDEKLNVEGTSYRMTAVSVGNPHAVIFTDDIDAVPLNEVGPAIETHESFPQKTNVHFVKILSKNEINMTTWERGAGFTYACGTGATSCVLSGFKLGKLDNNVLVHLPGGDLRIEVYEEDGTLGAFMEGDAVLVFDGVIELKI